A single genomic interval of Actinomycetes bacterium harbors:
- a CDS encoding phosphoribosyl-AMP cyclohydrolase, whose protein sequence is MDAALDPALAARLKRDADGLVAAVVQQHGSGEVLMVGWMDDEALHR, encoded by the coding sequence ATGGATGCAGCCCTGGACCCTGCCCTCGCCGCCCGGCTGAAGCGGGACGCCGACGGCCTGGTCGCCGCCGTCGTGCAGCAGCACGGCAGCGGCGAGGTGCTGATGGTCGGCTGGATGGACGACGAGGCGCTGCACCG